A stretch of the Xiphias gladius isolate SHS-SW01 ecotype Sanya breed wild chromosome 21, ASM1685928v1, whole genome shotgun sequence genome encodes the following:
- the LOC120807403 gene encoding sodium- and chloride-dependent taurine transporter-like → MAQKEKLQCLKDFHKDTLKPSPGKSPGTRPEDEAEGKHPQREKWASKLDFVLSVAGGFVGLGNVWRFPYLCYKNGGGAFLIPYFIFLFGGGLPVFFLEVALGQFTSEGGITCWEKLCPIFTGIGYASIVIVSLLNIYYIVILAWGLYYLFQCFQPELPWAKCKQPWNTDRCIEDTYRKNKTLWLAANASNFTSPVTEFWEHNVLGITSGIENIGPVKWDLALCLLLVWVICFFCIWKGVKSTGKVVYITATFPFVMLIVLLIRGVTLPGAAEGIKFYLYPDLARLKDPEVWIDAGTQIFFSYAICLGAMTSLGSYNKYKYNCYRDCLLLGALNSGTSFVSGFAIFSVLGFMAQEQGVDIADVAESGPGLAFIAYPKAVTMMPFPTLWAILFFIMLLLLGLDSQFVEVEGQITSLVDLYPSFLRKGYRREVFIAIICCISYLLGLTMVTKGGMYVFQLFDYYAASGVCLLWVAFFECIAVAWVYGVDNFYDALEDMIGYRPNPWMKWSWTVITPLLCMGCFIFSLVKYKPLTYNKVYKYPDWAVGIGWTLALASMICIPMVVVIKIIQSDGPLIERIKAVAAPVRGGASSRPADHRGPKELSYPLDPNGNKGLLMKAPTHTIVETMM, encoded by the exons ATGGCTCAGAAAGAGAAACTTCAGTGCCTGAAGGATTTCCATAAGGACACTCTGAAGCCATCTCCCGGTAAGAGCCCTGGTACCCGGCCTGAAGACGAGGCAGAGGGCAAACACCCCCAGCGGGAGAAATGGGCCAGCAAGTTGGACTTTGTTCTGTCTGTGGCTGGCGGCTTTGTAGGTTTAGGGAATGTCTGGCGTTTCCCATACCTCTGCTATAAGAATGGTGGAG gTGCATTTCTCATCCCTTACTTCATTTTCCTGTTTGGCGGTGGTCTGCCGGTCTTCTTCTTGGAGGTCGCCCTGGGTCAGTTCACCTCCGAGGGTGGCATCACCTGCTGGGAGAAGCTCTGCCCCATCTTTACTG GTATTGGTTATGCCTCCATTGTGATCGTTTCCCTGCTGAATATCTACTACATCGTCATCCTGGCCTGGGGCCTCTACTACCTGTTCCAG tgttttcagccGGAGCTGCCCTGGGCCAAGTGCAAACAGCCCTGGAACACCGATCGCTGCATCGAGGACACCTACCGCAAGAACAAAACCCTTTGGCTGGCTGCCAACGCCTCCAACTTCACCTCCCCCGTCACCGAGTTCTGGGA acatAATGTGCTGGGTATCACCAGTGGTATAGAGAATATCGGTCCTGTTAAATGGGACCTGGCTCTGTGTTTACTGCTCGTCTGGGTCATCTGCTTCTTCTGCATCTGGAAGGGAGTCAAGTCCACTGGCAAG GTGGTCTACATCACAGCCACGTTCCCATTTGTCATGCTCATCGTGCTGTTGATTCGTGGTGTGACACTGCCAGGTGCTGCTGAGGGTATCAAGTTCTACCTGTACCCTGACCTCGCTCGCCTGAAGGACCCAGAG GTGTGGATTGACGCCGGCACCCAGATCTTCTTCTCTTATGCCATCTGTTTGGGTGCCATGACGTCCCTGGGGAGCTACAACAAGTACAAATACAACTGCTACAG GGACTGTTTGCTGCTGGGAGCCCTCAACAGTGGTACCAGTTTTGTGTCTGGCTTCGCAATATTTTCCGTCCTGGGCTTCATGGCACAAGAGCAAGGGGTGGACATTGCTGATGTGGCAGAGTCAG GTCCAGGCCTGGCGTTCATTGCCTACCCCAAGGCTGTAACCATGATGCCTTTTCCTACACTCTGGGCAATTCTCTTCTTCattatgctgctgctgcttggccTCGACAGTCAG TTTGTGGAGGTGGAAGGGCAGATCACATCACTGGTGGATCTGTATCCGTCCTTCCTACGGAAGGGTTACCGCAGAGAGGTCTTCATCGCTATCATCTGCTGCATCAGCTACCTGCTTGGACTCACCATGGTCACCAAG ggtGGCATGTATGTTTTCCAGCTGTTTGATTACTATGCAGCTAGCGGTGTGTGCCTTCTGTGGGTGGCATTCTTTGAATGTATAGCTGTTGCCTGGGTATATG GCGTTGATAATTTCTACGATGCACTCGAGGACATGATTGGCTATAGACCAAATCCTTGGATGAAATGGAGCTGGACTGTTATCACTCCTTTACTGTGCATG ggctgctttattttctccttGGTCAAATACAAGCCATTGACGTACAACAAGGTCTACAAGTATCCTGACTGGGCTGTTGGAATAGGTTGGACTCTGGCCTTGGCCTCCATGATCTGCATCCCCATGGTGGTTGTCATCAAGATCATTCAGTCCGATGGGCCGCTCATTGAG AGGATTAAGGCGGTGGCAGCCCCAGTTCGTGGCGGGGCCAGCTCCCGTCCTGCAGACCACCGTGGCCCCAAGGAGCTCTCCTACCCGCTGGACCCCAATGGGAACAAGGGCCTGCTGATGAAGGCCCCCACCCACACCATCGTAGAAACCATGATGTAA